Within the Anguilla anguilla isolate fAngAng1 chromosome 19, fAngAng1.pri, whole genome shotgun sequence genome, the region AAAGTCTGCTACATCCAACCCCAGTGTATACCACCACAAGAAAGGTACCATAAAGGTTGTCTTTGATTGTGGTGCAACTTTTCGTGGCACATCTttaaattctgaactcttgcaAGGTCCAGATCTGACAAACTCTCTTTTTGGTGTTCTTACGAGATTCCGACAAGAGCCTGTTGCAGTGATGACAGATATTCAGACAATGTTTCATCAGGTCAGAGTGTCAAAATCTGATGTTGACTTCTTAAGATTTCTGTGGTGGCCTAGTAATGATGTCAGTAAGCCTCCAGTTGAGCACCGCATGTTGGTGCACCTTTTTGGAGCGGTATCGTCTCCAAGTTGTGCAAACTTTGCATTAAGGCAGACAGCTAGAGACAACAAGAGCATGTTTCATCCCAAGGTAATAAGCACTATTGAGAACAATTTTTATGTTGATGATTGCTTGAAGTCCCTCCCATCTGAACAGGAAGCAGTGGAGCTGGTCAAAGAGCTTACATCTCTCTGTCAAAAAGGAGGATTCCGTCTGACCAAATGGATGAGCAACAGCCGAACTGTACTTGCGCATATTCCAAAGGAGGACAGAGCCCATGAGGTCAGGGAACTGGACCTAGACAGAGACAAACTGTCAATAGAAAGAGCACTTGGATTATTATGGAGTGTTGAGGATGACATGTTTAAGTTCAACATCATTGTGAAAGATAAACCTCACACTCGAAGAAACATGCTGTCCATAGTGAGCTCAATCTATGACCCACTTGGTTTCTTGTGCCCTCTCACTCTACCTGTAAAGTTGCTTCTTCAGGAGCTCTGCAGGAGCAAACATGACTGGGACAGCAGAATACCTCAAGCTGCATCTGACAAATGGAGAAGATGGATCGATCATCTTGATGTGTTGGAGAACTTCCAAGTGGCTCCTTGCGTGAAACCATCTGGATTTAGACCACTCAGACAAACTGAGCTACATCACTTTTCCGATGCCAGCGATCATGGGTACGGCACAGTAAGTTACCTCAGATTGACTGCAGACAATCATATGGTACATGTATCCTTCATGCTTGGTAAAGCAAGAGTGGCTCCTCTAAAACAGATGACCATACCTCACATGGAactggcagcagcagtgctggttGTTAAAGTTGACAAGATGCTGAGAAAGGAGGTGGAGTTAAAGCTCAGTCAGTCAACCTTTTGGACCGACAGTCAATCTGTTTTGAAGTACATAGCAAATGAGCAAACAAGATTTCACACTTTTGTGGCCAACAGAATCTCTCTCATAAGGGACAACACAGATGTATCACAATGGAGGTACATCAGAACCAAACTGAATCCAGCGGACATGGCATCAAGAGGTGTGAGTGCAAGCACATTGGTCAAGTGCAAGGAATGGATCCAGGGACCAGAGTTTCTGTGGAGGACAGAAGAGGAATAGCCTCAAATCCCCATGGagtccctctcactctctcaggaTGATCCAGAGGTGAAAAGGAGCAccacaaagacaaataaaatgaaaacccaACAAACAAGCTACTGGAACACTTTTCTAGTTGGCACAAATTAAAGAGAGCAGTGGCAtggtatttaaaattaaaagacaTTCTTCAGTCACTCTtcagagtgaaaagaaaagaaatcaagTCTAGTCATGACACAAAGTCTCAAACAAGAGCCCAGAGCAAAATGATGTGTGACCACATACAAGCTTTTAAGACTACACTTGGAAGACAGTCAATAAGTTTGGATGATCTGTTGAAAGCAGAAAGGGCCATCATTGTGTTCTGCCAAAGACAGAGATATTCAGATGAAATGGCAAAGTTAGAGAAAACATCCTCTACTGGAAAGGCCTTCAACAGACAAAGTAGCATCTACAAGCTTGATCCAGTGCTAGAGGATGGAGTTTTACGAGTAGGAGGGAGATTGAACAAGTCAGCAATGCCTGATGAGGCCAAGCGACCAATGATTCTGCCAAAGGATCATCACATTTCCACTCTTGTGCTTCGTCATATACATGAACACCTTGGGCACGGCGGCAGAAATCACATCCTCTCACAACTCCGGCAAAAGTACTGGATTGTTAATGCCAACTCCGCTACTCGTAGGGTAATATCCAGATGTGTTGTGTGCAGACGCATAAGAGGCAAGATGGGGGAGCAAAAGATGGCAGATCTTCCCAAGGAGAGACTAAGAGCTGATCTTCCACCATTCAGCAATGTTGGACTAGACTACTTTGAGCCTTTTGACGTAAAAAGAGGAAGAAGTCACGTGAAAAGGTATGGAGTAAATTTTAGCCATACACCTTGAAATGGCTCACTCGATGGACACTGACTCTTGTATTAACGCCTTGAGAAGGTTTGTGTGTAGGAGAGGTCAAGTCACACACATCCGATCTGACAATGGGACCAACCTGGTTGGTGCAAAAAATGAGCTGCAAAAGGCCATCTCTGATTGGAACCACAATAAGATCCAGAAAGAAACGCTTCAGAAAGGAGTTTAATGGAGTTTTAATCCTCCTGCAGCTTCACATCACGGTGGAGTTTGGGAAAGACTTATCCGCATGGTGCGACAAATTCTTTATTCCATCCTGAAAGAACAAGAACTCGATGACGAAAGTCTTGAAACTCTACTGTGTGAAGCCATCTTAAACAGCTGCCCTATTACCACTGTTACAGAGGATGAAAAAGACCTTGAGGCGCTGACTCCGAACCACATTCTCCTTTTAAAGACTCATCCTGCTTTCCCACCTGGATTGTTCCAGAAATCTGACTTGTACATTAAACGACGTTGGAAGCAAGTTCAGTACCTAGCTGACTTGTTTTGGAAAAGATGGACTCGAGAGTCTGTAATAATGGTAAATACTCTCGAGTCCATCTTTTGATGTCGTAATGGTGGTCGACAGCACAGCTCCTCATGGATCCTGGCCTCTTGAAAAGGTACTCAAAGTCCAGCCTGACTCTGAAGGACTAACAAGAGCTGTTACACTCAAGACTAAGACTGGAGTCTTGGAAAGACCAGTGACAAAGCTCTGCCTGCTTCTTGAAGGCTCAGAGGTCACTGAATGAAGATTGACCTGCTTGGCAAGATATAAAGATAAGTACCACATTGTACATTCACTCTCATTTcttgatttttctttaatgtttaGAATACATGAATGGCTCCTTATATagcatttctgtttgtaattgttGCATAGGTCACAATTAGGGGCCGGTGTGTAGGAGCCATTAATTTATGTTGGTTTATAATAAGAACCCCAAAAAGGTATTATgaaggaattatttatttattctgttctacatttaagttatataatataatggaatttatcatgtatttgttatttattgtttagtgcgcattgattattttatgaGTGTGTCCCTCTATAGGAGAAGGgggaataaattatatttaagatgGCGCGGTGAGGCGGGCCAGTAGCCGGGTGCGGGCGGAAACGGTCATTGACCGTGTTTTGCACAACCAAAGTGGACCCGTGGAAGCTGGAACtttaattttaagtttattattgcagttttatgttcatttatttgtgaataaattgaacaagaacaacaacaataatgcatttttattttcattacaacaCGCGTCAGACAACTGCGCCCAACTCCCAGTGAAGTGGATAAAAGTGGGAAACGTTTACTGGAACATAGgaaacaaaaggacagaaacTTAACCTATTTTTACCActacaataatagtaataatcataataataatttgtttttaatgacatttaacgTAATATACATTCGATGGTAGGCCTACCATAATGTGAAGGCATTCAAAACCTGACAACCTTTCATAAAACCTATTAAAGAACCCACCACTAGATGGAGGCACATGCTCAATAGTCACTGAAGTCAGCGTTCAGATTATGGCTAATGTTTCTCAGCTTGACAGTTGCTTTTGCAATCAAATGTCTTCATCTGCATATGAATTGGTTCAAGTAGCTTAATAGCAATCTTATCTTACTGTACAATATTGTCTTGCAGTTATGTCAAGTTATATATttctactttcaaaaataaaactgaaactcACTCAGACACCAGAGAGCCATCAGGCACCAGCCACGCCTAATGCCAGCTGAtctggctgctccagctgtCTGTGTCACACTGGGCTGCCTGTGTAACATCCCTCCATATTGTATACTCCtgtgctactactactgtgaCATTTGCAATGTTTCTAACTTTCTATTGTCTGCGTCTGTGATGCCCTTTAACATAACACAGTGCTGCAAACCACATTTCTCTACAGGGACaataaagtcaagtcaagttcagTAGAGATGGCTTATACGAAATCCACTGTATTTTCCACGTGCAAGTAATTTCTGTCACAAAGGTCACATAAGTATTTATCTATAACCTTTATATGTATAGGAAAAACTAGTTTTAAGTGCATCAAGTTAAGGCCATTTTAGAAAGTGCCATgcgatttctgaaaacattttaagaacattataCATACTCTCCACACTGGAAGACATCTTGTGCTTGTAGAGGCATTGTTATGGGCTCTGTTGTGGAGTTTCATGATTTTCCTCCATGATCAGCGTGTCTCACTTTGCAAGTCTGCTAGATGACTTGCTATATGTGAGAAGGAATCTGAATAAGATCATCTAGAAATTGTGTATATGAAAATAAGCTCCATATTATAATTGTGGGTGTTACAATGGTCCTGTGCGGTCACTCTGCACAACAGAACTGAACAATGCCTTTAGCATGAGGTTTCTGGGGAGCTTTTGGTATGCCTGCTCCTAGGATAAAAAGtcagattattaaaatatgaataaaattcaaCCGGTTTATGAGTGAAGACCACACAGCACCGAGTGCCCTCGAAAGGACAGGAAGCATAGATAAACCCTTCAGGCGTGGCCTTAAAACCATTTGAGCATAGATTTTGTACATGAGATGTGATGCACAAGTCAGCATGTGCCTGTTTACTCTGTACATTCAGATCAACCAGCCTGAGTCCATGTTCAGAGCAGGAACGCTGTAATGTGCGTGTGCTTACACGCCAATATGAATCATCACTCCTAAGAGACAAGCAGGATGGCTGTAGGATGGTGTTAACTCTGCTCCTGTTGTCTGTCATCCACGTTAGCCAGGGGGAATCCCCTGGAAACCAGCGACAACGCCGGGAAACCCCCTTGAAACCGATGTCAGATCAGGGAGTCGCAGAcaagcaaattcattacaaactacaaaTTTATTCAGTCAATTACTCATTCAATTGTCTGGTCGGGACCACAAAccggacatgtacaaataatttaagaaatggaACCTGCtaatgaattatcgacccgtatcgcttctaccctttctgtccaaaacccttgaacgagcagttcttaaacaactaacctcttttctccatcagaacaacctgctagaccctcaccagtctgtcttccgatccgggcactcaacagagactgcgctcctagctgtgacggaggcacttgccactgcaagagcctcacgcctctcctctgtcctgatccttcttgacctgtctgcagctttcgacacggtcaaccataaaatactcctctccaccttggctgggatgggaatcgCCGGGACTGCCccgtcttggttcgcttcctatcttgcagataggtcctaccaggtcacctggaaggggtctgcctctgcttctcatccacttgttacgggagtgccgcagggatctgtactgggtcctctgctgttctccttatacaccagatctcttggttcagtcattaattcacatggcttttcctatcattgttatgcagatgacacacaacttttcttttctttcaccccctcggccacacaggtcaatgataagatctcttcctgcctggctgacatctccacctggatggccagccaccatctgaagctcaacctcaacaaaactgagctgctcttcttcccgtgcaagacctccttacttcgtgagctctcaatcacggttgatggcaccacagtgactgccaagagcttgggggtggtcctggatgaccaactggacctcaaggagcacatcaaggcaacatcacggtcctgcagattccttctgtacaacatcagaaggattcgaccatacctgacgatgcactccacccagctgctcgtccaggctacggtgacctcttgccttgattactgcaactctctccttgcaagcctgccagcttgtgccatacagccactacagatgattcagaatgccgctgcccgactcatctacaaccttcccaaattctcccacgtcactcctctgctgcgatcactccactggctaccggtcgccaCCAGGATCTGGTTCAAAGctctgacccttgcctacactgctgccaacaggtcagtccccatctacttgcaggacatgactcgattctatgtgcctgctcgaccactccgctctgcggcagcagggcgccttgtaacccctcccacccgcccaaaggggtcacagagcttctccaccctagctccccagtggtggaacgaactccccgtccctctccgaacctccccctcactacccatcttccgccgtggcctgaagactcatctcttcagactatacctagactaaccaccaccacgctgtatatttcactctttaaaaaaaaaaaaaaaaaccttttcatgacacttgttgtcccatcccagcactttttggtaatttgtatttgtcctaatactgtagcttattcttctgcctagttggctttgcagaggttaggtcagaatagtgttcactgtgtgaactgtgttcttggctagaaatagctgtacaaaataagtattgtaccttactgaacccgtgtttagcagttgtctatgtccatgaaatgcactttttgtacatcgctttggataaaagcgtctgccaaataaatgtaatgtaatgtaaccttaTTTGTTCGCAGCGTCAGTGTGTGCACTGAGTCGAGGAAGGATTACTACTCTACAGGATTCCAAAGAAAAACTGCCACGTTATGGGGTAATAATGGGGGGAAACAATATTTACGACACCGTTATCATTGTCTTTGTCGCCTCCAATCATGAAATTCAACCACCTAAGCTACTGCTGTAAGCAACCCAAACTCCAACTAACAGTTCCATATATACAGTTTAACTTGTaggctacagttgaggccaaaagtttacatgcacctcggctaaagacattcaaactcaatttttcacaactccacacatttcatgttaccatgcatttcctgggttaagtcaattaggatatctactttatttccataagaggtcatttcaaaataatagctgagacattcatttcagtttgtatGTACTATATCGacatagggggcgacatagctcaggaggtaagaccgattgtctggcagtcggagggttgccggttcaaaccccgccctgggcgtgtcgaagtgtccttgagcaagacacctaacccctaactgctctggcgaatgagaggcatcaattgtaaagcgctttggataaaagcgctatataaatgcagtccatttaccatttaccatatcagattttcagtgggtcaaaagtttacataagccgcttttccactgtagggctGAACCGTTACCAGGGGCACTCCGTGCCGTTCCGCGCTGCTCAGTACTCGTGGGAACGGTTacggtttctgtttccaccgtCGGGATGCTAAAATCAGGACTAGGAAGTATCTAGTGAGGACAGCAAGTGACGCGGTGGATCAGCGACGGAGTCCCgttgtgaatgtaatatgcGCCAGTTGTTGTCGTCACTCCCCAtaccgttttgtttttgttatgttatgtttcgttGGCTGACGAAACGGAcgaggattctgtgtattttggtctgtttttggtttttatttttagcgtatcctccactgaccatcactgttGCACTTACGCattaagacgctgcacctaacgaaacgttgttaacgatttttcttttttaacttgaGTCAAACACTTGGGGGTAAGCTTCCACAGGCTTCTCACAATACCTTGCCAGACGTTTTGCTCATTCCTCCTgccagaactggtgtaactcagtcaggtttgtgggcctccttgctcggacatgctttttcagtgcattccacaaattttctatgggattcaggtcagggctttgtgatggccactccaatactttcactttgttgtctttaagccattttgttacaactttggaggtatgctaaggatcattgtcctgctggaagaccaagttctgaccaagttttaactttctagctgatgtcttgatgtcttgcttcagtatttccaGATAaccctccttcctcatgatgccatttattttctgaagtgcaccagtcccatTTCCAGCAAAActgttatgtttctgttgtcacTTCACTTTTTTAGttgattatctttttttctcctgcacaatctTTGTTTCGGTTTGTAGTGTGGGCGtggtttcctctctctctctcccctcagctgatcacattctcacacacgggttaatcagtcatttcattcacctgttccctgtttgcatgttcacgctctgttcaattatctctcatttcactcGCCTGGTTTCCTTGGTATatattctctgtttccctgctcttCTGTGCCAGATTGTGCCTctgtttacagtacatttccagtGTTTATTTCTTGTTAGTTTGACTCGTGTTTGATCTTGCCTGTTTTCCCGACCACCAATTTTTGCCTGCcgtctttgttttgctgatttcctGTTCTGACCTTCGACTGTTTATCGACTTTGATTTTGCCTTCTGATTTTGTACTTTTGCCCCGGTGGATTTTACTGGTTTTGATCTATGCACGAACTTACTACGAGAttgcctgctgtattgtgtactTTCGCATTAAACATCTCCTATGGGAGTTTCGCCACTCCGTTGTTtgagtctgcatttgggtccacctaACTTCGAACCATGacaaaaacacccccacaacttGATGCTGCCATCCCCAtacttcacagttgggatggtgttcttcggattaaaagcctctccctttttcctccatacatagtgctgaccgttatggccaaacagttcaatttttgtttcatctgaccagagagcgctcctccaaaaggctaggtcttcgtcctggagatcacctgcaaacttcattctggcttttttatgccggccTTGGCGTAGGGGATTCTTCCTTGTacagcagcctttcaggccatggcgatgtaggattctattaatggtggatgtagatactttggtacctgatgcttccaactccttcaccagttcctttgttgtggtcttggggttcagttgaacctttcggatcAAAGATTGtttagccctgggagttaatttgtgcctccttcctgaacactgcagtgtctctgtggtcccaagatttttatatttgtatacagttgtttgtacagatgttcgtgttaccttcagttgtttggaaattgctcctaaggaggaaccagacttgtggaggtccacaattttttggaagagttgcttggattttcccatcgTATCATGGGCAAAAAGACAGTGGCTCTAAAAgcaggcccttaaatacagccacatgtgccaattaactcccaattaactcctaattatgacaattggccaatcagaagcttctaaaaagtaattgcatcaatttctggaatcttccagccTGTTTAAAGCCACACTAAACTAGGTGTATGTTTTGACCCAATGGAATTCTGAtgtagtgaattaaagctgaaataaatatgtctctaatcgattgttttaaaatgacctctgatgtgaacaaagcagatgccttaattgacttgccaaactAAATGTTtggcaacatgaaatgtgcagagttatgaaagactgagtttgaatatctttagcctaggtgcatgtaagcttttggcctcaactgtatgtatgtgtatacatgtctcTCTCCAGATTTAATTAtggtacatacatttatatgcattattattattattattattattatttttattatcagttactcatataaaacacagtacataatgaaatatctcaacaaaaacacgttttcaatgtacaaaaatgccaagatactcacccatacaaagcactgtctataagcctataactaaaacttgcaaaatctaggcctttaaaagttttttgacatcaatacttttcatataaaaaaggggtggggtggtgaataaataaatacatataataatggaaaatattttggcctattaaaacattttttaatcttacaaaactatccagacatatgttttcccaattaatgtactgtatgtctgtgtgttgcaTAAAGTTTAACACAATagtaccatttattttacaatataaaaatatttgtgaataataattattattattattattttattccaaacagcaaccaaagcactggatgcagacaattgttcaaacatagtgtcgccattttcacaatttcaggtGTAACAGCTGAATAGCTAAATTTCTGTGATTGGCGTTTCACTTTCATGTGAAACAAACTTTGAATGACAACATTCTCAACATAGAATGAGACCATCTAACTGCTCGTGATATTAGCTCTCCAACAACACCAAACATGACTACTGCATATTAGATTGGCTAAGTAGGTTAGACAAAGACCGTGAAACAAAGTCCTGGTCCCAAAAACACTTAAGTGTGCCAGGAATCTGCTAAGATAACAAGAACTGCTGGAAAGAGACCTCGCCAGTTTAAGGTGGAGCGGAATTTTCGAGTCGGGAGCTGcgaatcgggagccaacttcAGCGTCGTAATCACTGACGATCAAAcgccattttcaaataaattgtgtaaattAACAGATCACACAAATACCACAACTTTTGTTTTCCCGCATAATTTACGAACCGACATATTCACCTTCAGGAGCGACAACACAAACAGATATGCTGTCTCAGAAACGTCAAAGCAATATTGAAACATCTACGACTTTGGATCATGCTTTTGATTGGATAATATATGTGACTCGCCGAATCATCGACCAATAGAAACGTGCTTTTGACCCGTCGTCCATTTCGCTTTTGACACACCCCGTACTCCGGTCTCCAGATACTCCCTACTCGAGAATAAGATTTTGGATCAGAGCTCACATTTCAgcactgaaatgcaaataaaataaaataaaataaaatgtcttgtggcgcattttgaataaaatgaagtggaaCTGGTAAGAGCAGGTAACATGGAAAGTCAGCTCTCGttagtttttattgttttatttaaatacttcaCAAACGAACACATTTGATGAGTATGCAAAGGGCAAATAGCCTAACCTTAAaaattgtcaacaaaaaaaagtgagagagagaaaaaaaggaaacagttGATTGGGGAAGGCACAAGACATACagacaaaataccaaaaatttCACCTAAACTTATAAACAAAAGGGCATGcttgttatttcttattattttgtaataggAAATAACAAAAATCACTTACCTCACACATTAGCATGTTACATAGGGCCATCACTCAGGATGTTAAAGGGTCAGTGACTATGGCAGGGAGACTGGTGGAGcgttaaatgatttatttatttaatttgctgtctgtagtgtaggagaattttgagactccccatgagtgtgatgacatcacatgttaaagtttttttgttaaagggtattcctgtcaatgttgatcagactgtttcctccaaactctcaatgcttcatgataaaaattatatacactcatatatcacatgtataactatatactaatataatcaatatgtaatccaataactctatatcagtagttgcagcaaagcttatggaaacgcaagaaaccacagtatccactgtagaaaaaaggcaaacgcagaaggcttaaaaaactatacttactcagcagaaaattaGTGCCAACTAGATATGCTAGAAAACTAATACTTTACAGTGACCCATGTGTaacctgaataaagtaaaaaaggtacaggaggctataactCTGTGAACTTGTATgtataatggaaaaatacagaaagtaaTGACGTGTATGCATAGTGAAAAAGTACAGAGTAagggaaaattggaaaaatacagacagcaatGACGTGGTGTATGCGTAAGTGGGAAAGTACAAAGTAAGGGAAAATTGGGGTACCTGTCCACTGATGAAGATTAATTAAGAACATCAATAGACTAATTAAAGACATCAATAGAactaaaaatcagttttggggCACCTGTCCACTATGATAAGAATAATTACTGATACATTAAGAACATCATAAGGAccgaaaatcatctttatgccAAAAAGGTCAAGTTGACCCACGAACAGGAAAGTGAAACTCCTTACTGTGCCAGAAAAGACCAGATGgctgatatttttagaaatgtgttaaaggggggttgtgggcacaaattgtgtataaaatgtatgcaaaactgacaatcgaggttcaattcccctgaattgatccggctttgtgcacctgtgcaataaagtctaaactttctgaagagcttgctgctgttgtgtcttttccctcctgAAATTGTTTTGTACAGATTGGCGATTGGCGTGGAACTCTGTCGTTTCCTAGACACGACatttgggggctcgtccgggatacGAAAAAGGTACCATCCTTTCGTAAAACCAACCCGGACACTAACACCGAAAATTGAGGGGAAGAAAAGCAGCGAGCTCTTCAGAAACGTGCGCAACGAACCGTGAGTGAATTGAGTGCGGTATAAGAACAGGAcaatatatgtttgtgtgttgcaAAATGTGCTGAAACTAGGATAagtgtttaaatgcattgtggCTGCTGAAGGTTTtcgctgttgctgttgtttgttgcaaaatgtgctggttttcacttttgctgttgttttgttgcaaaatgtgctgtaactaggaataatatttgaatatatttttgctgctgaaggtttacactgttgctgttgttttaaaaaaagaggtgcCAGAGATTTG harbors:
- the LOC118218934 gene encoding uncharacterized protein LOC118218934; amino-acid sequence: MTDIQTMFHQVRVSKSDVDFLRFLWWPSNDVSKPPVEHRMLVHLFGAVSSPSCANFALRQTARDNKSMFHPKVISTIENNFYVDDCLKSLPSEQEAVELVKELTSLCQKGGFRLTKWMSNSRTVLAHIPKEDRAHEVRELDLDRDKLSIERALGLLWSVEDDMFKFNIIVKDKPHTRRNMLSIVSSIYDPLGFLCPLTLPVKLLLQELCRSKHDWDSRIPQAASDKWRRWIDHLDVLENFQVAPCVKPSGFRPLRQTELHHFSDASDHGYGTVSYLRLTADNHMVHVSFMLGKARVAPLKQMTIPHMELAAAVLVVKVDKMLRKEVELKLSQSTFWTDSQSVLKYIANEQTRFHTFVANRISLIRDNTDVSQWRYIRTKLNPADMASRGVSASTLVKCKEWIQGPEFLWRTEEE